ATCCCAGTACGTCGACCTCTAACCCGGGGCTGTGGCTTCGTCGCGAACGCTCACCGCACTCGCCGGCCTCGCGCTCGGCGGACTCGTCAGCGTCGCTGCGTGGATCTACTTCGAGACGGTACTGCTGTTTCTGTTCCTGCCGTTCGTTCCGTTCCTCTTCGATCGCGGCCGCCGTACCGACTCTGCCGCTCGGGCGGTGCGACACTGTCCCGACTGCGACTTCCGCACGACCGAGCAGAGCTACGAGCACTGCCCTCGAGATGGATCGCGGCTGCGAGACCCGCGGGAGTAGCGCGAACCGCCAACGGTTCGGTGCCATCGATTCGCCCACCTGACGCGTGCTCCGCCGCCAGCACGCCGTTTATGTACGGTCGGGGCGAATGTCCGAGAGTGAACGAGGTTCCGCTGCAACTCGCCGATCCGCCGCTAGAGGAGACGGTCGTGCGGATTGCGCTGGCCGGCGCACTGGGGATGTTCCTCGGCCTCGAGCGCGAGTGGTCCCAGAAATCCGCTGGCATCCGAACGTTCTCGCTGATCAGCCTGCTCGCCGCCGTCTTTACGATCCTCTCGCTCGAGACCGCGGTCGGGGAGGGACTGCTCGTCCTGGGCGGTTTCCTCGTGATCGTTCAGGGCGTCCTACTGGCGGTCCAGGGACTGCTCGGGGACGAGGACACGGGCCTGTCGTTGACGACCTCGGTCTCGATGCTCGTCGCCTACGGCGTCGGCGCGCTCGTCGCCGCACAGTACATCATCGAGGGCGTGACCGTCGCCGTGCTCTCGTCGCTGCTGCTCGTCCTCAAGCGCGAACTCCACGAGTTCGCGTGGGGCCTCTCCCGCGAGGAGATGCGGTCGACGACCGAGTTCGCCATCCTCGCGTTCGTTATCTATCCGCTGTTGCCGTCCAGTTACGAACTCAACCTCGGCGTCACGACGATCGACCTCGAGCCGACGGTCATCTGGCTCATGGTCGTCGCGGTCGCGGGGATCGGGATCGCCAACTACGCGATCGTCTCGACCTACGGCGACCGCGGCATCGCCGTTACCGGCTTCTTCGGCGGCCTCGCGTCGTCGACGGCCGTCGTCGGGACGATGCTCGATCACGTCCGCCAGCGGCCCGACGCCGCCTCCTACGCCGTCGCCGCTATTCTACTCGCGAACGCCGCGATGGCCGCGCGCAATCTCGCGATCGCCGTCGGGTTCACGATCGGCGGGGGAAGTCCTGTACTCGTCGAGGCGGTCGTCCCGCTCGGCGCCGTCATCGTCGTCGCGTTCGCTATCGCCGGCCTGACCGCCGACTGGGGCGAGTCCAGCGAGATGGACCTCGAGAGCCCCTTTTCCCTCAAGAACGCCCTCGCGTTCGGCGCGGTCTTCCTCGTCGTGCTCGTGTTCGGGTCGGTGGCCGAGAGTTCGTTCGGCACACTCGGCTTCTACGCGACGGCCGTCGCCAGCGGCTTCGTCTCGAGCGCCGGCGCGACCACGTCGGCGGTCGTCCTCTACCGAGGGGGCCAACTCGCAGCCGCCGAGGCGACGATCGCTATCCTGCTCGCGACGGTCTCGAGCATCCTCGTGAAGGCGATGCTGGCGGCGACGTCGTCGAACGACGGATTCCGCAATCAGGTCGCGATCTACAGCGCCGCGCTGTTGCTCGGCGGCTCGCTGGCGTCGCTCGTCTTCATCGTCTAACCGGAAGGCAGTCGCATCCCTTTACTTCGCCCTCCGCGAAACGGACGGTATGGACAGAGAGACGGTCGAACCGCAGGTCGAGGCGCTCCCCGGCCAGCGAGCGCAGCAGTGGGTCGACTACCACCACGAGTTCGCCGCGCCGAGCACCTACGTCTACGAGTTCGTCTGGGATACGAGCCGCGAGGCGATCGGCCCCTTCTGTACCGACGTCGACGGCAACGTCCTGCTGGATTTCACGAGTCACGTCGCCGCCGCGCCGCTCGGATACAACAACCCGGCCCTCCGCGAGAAACTCGAGGCGTTCGACCTCGTCGATCCGCTGAAGATCGCCGGCCAGGACTTCTACGTGAGCACCGACGGCAGCGAGCCCCCGGCCGAGGCGAAGCTTCCCGGCCCGTCACAGTTGATGGACCGGCTCGTCGCCGCGACGGACCACTACGACATGGATCGCGTCTTCCTCTCGAACTCCGGCGCAGAAGCCGTCGAGAACGGGATCAAGATCTGCTACGCCGCGGGCGGCCACCGCGCGTTCACCTTCGAGGGCGCGTTCCACGGCCGGACGCTGGGCGCGCTCTCGCTCAACCGCTCGAAGACGGTCCACCGTCGCGGCTACCCCGAGGTCCCGGGCGTAGTCAGCGTTCCCTACCCAGCGAGCGACGAAGCCTACGAGACCCGCTGGCTCACCGACGGTCCCGGCGGCAACGTCGTCGCCGACAAGCTCCACCCCGATCAGGGCGTGATCGACCCCGACGAGGTCGCCTTCCTCATCCTCGAGCCGATCCAGGGCGAGGGCGGCTACCGGGTCGCCCACGACGAGTTCGCGCGGGATCTCGAGGCCCTGCGCGACCGCTACGACCTCACCGTCGTCGTCGACGAGATCCAGTCCGGCGTCGGCCGGACCGGCGAACTCTGGGCCGTCGACCACCTCGATCTCACGCCGGACGTCATCACCGCGGGGAAGGGGCTGCGGGTCGGCGCGACGATCTCTCGCTCCGACGTCTTCCCCGAGCAGAAGAGCCGCCTCTCCTCGACGTGGGGCGCGGGCGACGTCATCGCCTCGATGCAGGGCGCGCTGACGATGGACATTATCCACGAGCAGAACCTGCTCGCGAACGTCCGCGAACGGGGCCAGCAACTACGTGCGGGACTCGAGGATGCCATCGACGACGGCGACCTCCCCGGCGCCGTCGACGTCCGGGGCCGCGGCCTCATGCTCGCCGTCGAGTTCGATACTAAGGAGCGCCGCGATGCGGTTCTCGAGGCGGCCTTCGAGCGCGGCTTCCTGACGCTGGGCTGCGGGCACAAGACCCTGCGGCTGCTCCCGCCGCTCGACGTCACCGAGCGCGAAATCGACCTCGGTCTGCGGTTGCTCCGGGAGGCAGCTGCAGACGTGGCACCGGAGTTCGACCGATAGCGACCGTCTCGAGGACGACACACCCGCATCGTCGTACGAAAGCCCCAGCCTCTTCTCGCGTCCGGGACAAGACTGAGTACAATGATTGGCGCCTTTACCGTCGGGAAGAAAGCGGTCAAGTTCGGGTACAAACGCTACGGGATTCCGGGCGCGATCGCCTCGGGCGGGCTCGTGCTGGTCGGTTACGTGGCCGTCCGCCGCGCGCTGAAATCCCAGACGAACGCCAACGACGCGACGCTCGATTCGGCCATCGACGCCGAGTCGATCAAGTCGGCGGTCGAAGAGGACGGGCTGCAGGCGGTGACCGACACGCAGACGCTCGACGACGCGATCAACCAGGACGAACTGAATACGCCCGTCGACACGGGCGACGTCCAGTCGTCGGTCTCCGAGGAAACCGAGGAGTTCACCGACGAAGGCAACGAAGGGCAGGCGTAGAATCGCTGTTTTCCGGTGTGCGCGTAGGCGCTACGTGAGCGCCCCGCGGCCGTCCGCTCTTACTCGCCGCGGAGGTCGTTCATGTGGTCGATCCGTCGCTGGACGAGGTCGGGCTTGCCGATGTCGTGGCGCATGTGCAGTCCCTCGTCCCCGGCGACCGCGAGGGCGTCCTCGGCGATTTCTTCGGCCTCGGTAATCGAATCGGCGAGGCCGACGACGGCGAAGGCACGAGAGGTGGTCGTGTAGATGCCGTCGTCGCGCTCGTCGACGCTGGCGTAGTACAGCAGCGCGTCGCCGGCGCTCTCCTCGTCCACCGTGACCTTCGCTCCCGCCTCGGGATCCGTCGGGTAGCCCTCGGGGACGGCGTACTTGCAGACCGTCGCCTGCTCGGCAAAGTCGAGTTTCGGCAGCGACTCGCCGTCTCGAGCAGCCGTCAGCACGTCGAGGAAGTCGGTCTCGAGGACGGGCAGCGTGTTCATCGCCTCGGGGTCGCCGAAGCGGGCGTTGAACTCGACGACTTTCGGGCCGTCGCGGGTCAGCATGAACTGGCCGTAGAGGATCCCGCGGTAGTCCTCGAGGGCGTCGACGGTCGCCTCGATGATCGAGACGGCCTCGTCGTAGTCGTCCTCGGTCATAAAGGGCAGGTGCGTCGTCGCGTCGGAGTAGCTGCCCATCCCCCCGGTGTTCGGGCCTTCGTCGCCCTCGTAGGCGCGCTTGTGGTCCTGCACCGCCGGCGCGGTGCGGAACTCGCCGTTGGCGACGAACGCCTGGACGGTGAACTCCTCGCCGATCAGTCGCTCCTCGAGGACGATTCGGTCGTAATCGGACTCGCGGATGTACGCCTTGCCCTCCTCGGCGGTCACCTGATCGCCGATGACTTTCACGCCCTTCCCGCCCGTGAGGCCGGCGGGCTTGATCGCGAGATCGCCGTCGTACTCGTCGATGAAGTCGCAGGCGGCCTCCATGTCGTCGAAGGTCTCGAAGTCCGGACAGCCCGGAATGTCGTTTTCCTGCATGAACCGCCGCTGGAACGCCTTGTCCGTCTCGATGCGGGCGTCTTCTTCCTTCGGCCCGAAGGCGTAGACGCCGGCGGCCTCGAGTTCGTCCGCGACGCCGGCCTCGAGGGGCGATTCGGGGCCGATGACGGCGATCGTCGCATCGACATCTTCCGCGTACTCGACGACTGCCTTGGGGTTGGTCGTCTCGAGCGTCTCGAAGTCGGTCGCGACCGCGGCGATACCGGGGTTGCGGTTGCTGGCGCAGGCGTAGAGGTCGGCCTCGCTATCCTCGAGTGCGCGGGCGATAGCGTGTTCGCGCCCGCCGCCGCCGATCAGGAGCACGTTCTCTCGCATGGTCGCTAGCGGAACGCACGAACCTGTAAGCGTTGCTCTTTTCTCGAGCAAAAGTATGCACGATCGCGACTATCCGAGTCGTCGGTGCGCGTTACGCCTCGACGCGCCGTCCCGCTCGAACCGCCGCGCTCGCGACTTCAGATGCTGAAGCTGCGGGGTTTACCTTACGGCGCCCGAAACGGACTGTCTGCCATGGGCGAGGACTGCGACGTCGAAACTATCGGGGGCGTTCTGGAAGACGACGTGGCCCGGTCTATCCTCGTTCACGCCCGCACGGAAGCGCTCTCGGCGAGCGCGCTCGCCGACCGCTGCGACGTCTCGACGGTGACGATCTATCGACGGCTCGAGACGCTTCGCGAACACGACCTCGTCTCGGCGTCGACGGTGCCCGAGCGCGACGGCAATCACTACAAGGTGTATCGGACGAACGTCCGGCGCCTGACGGTTGATCTCACCGAGGAGGGGTTCGAGTTGACCGTCGAACGCAACGACACGCCCGCTGACCGATTCACCAGACTCATCGAGGAGATGTAACAATGATTCCGACCACCGACCTATCGCTCGAAGCGATCGTCCAGGGAAGTCTGTTTCTCGTGTTGACCGTTCTCGGCCTCGCCATCGTCGGCGTCGCGTTTCGGGGCTATCGGCGGAACCGGAGCCGCCCCATGCTGTTCCTCGCGATCGGATTCGCCGCGATAATCGTCCCCGAACTCGCGATGACGGTCGTCACGAGGGTCGTCGCGGTCTCCGAGTTCGAGACGGTAACCGTGTACCAGGTGACGAACGTCTTCGCGTTCCTCTGTATCCTCCGCGCGATTACGATGGATCCCGGTCGATCACGAGCGGGCGATAGTCGGGGGCGTCCCGACGATTGACCCGCGTGCTCGGTCGCCGCCCCGCTCGCGAACCCGCGGCCACGGGTGGTCTCGGCGGGCGCGGGTTCTGTTTCTGAAGCCGCGATAGACGGTATTTGATCCCCGATCCGGTAGTCGGATCCATGGCCGAATCAACGATCGACGACTCACCCGATCGGTCGATCGGCGAGAGACTGCTGTACGATTCGAGCGGCGCACGGTTGCGTGCTCTCTGGCGGGTGCTCGTCCCGCTCCTCGTCGCCGTCGCGATCTACGCCGCCGGTCAGTCGCTGGTCAACCGCTTTGCGGCCGGTCTCCTCGAGCCGATCGCTGACGGAACGTCGCGGGTGGTCGCAACCGCGGTACTGTTCGTCGCGCTGTCGGCGGTGATCGCCCTCGCGGGCGTCGCCGGCCTACTCGTCGCGTCGCGACTCGATCGACGCCCCCTCTCGAGTTACGGGCTCGACGTGTCGGGCCGATGGCTCCGAGATTTCGCAGCCGGTATCCTCATCGGCGTCGTCGCCGCCGCGGGAGCGATCGGCTACCTGGCCGCTCGAGGGGACGTCGCTCTCAGTCCGTCGGTGACGGGCGTCGGCGTCGACTCCCCGCCGTTGGGCGGACTCGTCGTCCTGGTGTTGCTGCTCTTTTTGCTCGCCAACAATGCGTTCGAGGAGATCGTTTTTCGGGCGATCGTGATCGGGAACGCGGTCGAAGGGTTTCGCTCCGGAGCGTCGAACGCGACGGTCGCCGTCGTCGGTGCGGTCGTCGTCAGCCTTCCCGTCTTCGGCGCGCTGCATCTACTCGGCGGCGGCCCTATGGCCGTCGTCACGAGCGCTATCGGCGGTATCCTGTTCGCGACGGCGTACGTCCTGACGGGCCGGTTGGCGCTCCCGATCGGCGTGCACTTCGGCGGCCTCGCCGACCTCAGCATCCGCCAGCAACCCCTCTCGACTGATCCGGAACTGACGCTGCCGTCGGTCGTCGTCGCCGAACTGACCGGCGACCCGTCGTTCCTCACGGGTATCGAACTCTGGGCCGTCAGATTACTCCTCGGAGTTGCACTGATCTGCCTCTGGGTGTACGCGACCGACGGCGAGGTTTCGATCGCCGATCGAGTGCTCGCCACCGCTGCTGACTCGGAGCGGTGACGCTCGAGTCATCAGAAGAATCACGATACCGTCCCTACCAGTTATCCTCAATGCTCGAGTGGTTCGGCGGGGTTTCGAACGTCGTCGCACTCGCCATCCCGGTATTCGGTCTGCTCCTGCTCGCAGTCCTCTCGAGAGTTATCGAGACGAACCGGAGCCGGCGATACATCGTTCCGGCGTTTTGTTGCTGGGCTGGATTCCATCTCGTGCTCGCCCTCTACGAGGGAACGCTCGTTCCGGTGCCTCGCCTCCTCAGCGTCGGTCTCGCGGCCGCGTTGCTGCTCGGATGGCTGGTACTGTTCTGCCGCGGGCTGTACGAGATCCGGACGCTGCGGAACTCGTCCGGATACTTCTGGCTGTAACGCTGCCGAACCAGAATTACGCGTAGAACAGCGGCGGCCGCCGCTCGCCGCCGTACTCCTCGTCGGGGAGGTGGGCCTCGAGCGCGTCCTCGTCGGCATCGCCCAGCAACTGATCCAGCACGTCGACGGCTGCGTCTCGGTGCAGCGGCTGGTTGTCGTTCCCGCACTGCTCGTCCATCACGCAGGCGGGACAGCCGTCAACGCGCCCGCAGTCGCAGTCGGAGATGTGCTCGCGGGCCCGCCGGGCGACGGCCTCGAAGTTCTCGTAGATCGCCCGTGCGAACCCGAGGCCGCCGTCGATCCCGTCGTAGATGAACCACCCGCTGGCCGGCTCGCGCTCGAGGCCCTGCGCGATCTCTCTGACGGTGGCTTCCGCGGCGGCGATGTTCTGCGGTGCGTCGCCGTCCGGGGCTGCCGTCCCGAATCCGTCCGTCTCGCTCGGCGACTGATCGAGGTGCGAGTCGATCGTCAGCGTCGCCAGGCCGCCCAGATCTCGCTTGTCGACCATCAACTCGAGCGGGGCGACGCCGATCGTCGCGTGCTCGGCGGCGTGGAGCCCGCCCGCGTAGCCGAGGTGGGCCGTTTGCGCGAGGTCGCCGTCCATCTCGGGGACCTCGAACTCGCGGTACTTCTCCACGAGGGCGTCCTCGACGTACTGGGGTACCTCGAGCCAGCAGAGTTGCGTTTCCATCGACAGCGGCGGATTGTCGGTGGGGATGGCCTGCTCTTTCTTCTTCCCGCCGTGGACGGCGACCTTGTCGTAGGTGCCGTGGTAGACCAGTACCCGGCCGCGGCCGAAGTGCAGGGTGAAGTCGCCGATCTCGCGCGATTCCTCCGAGACCGCGTCCAGCACCGTCACGTCGGTCCGCGTTCGCGTGTAGTAGTCGACGTCCGTCGGCCGCACCGTCACCGAGGGCCGGGGCGCGTCGTGCTCGACGTCGACGACCTCGTACTGCTGGCCCTGATGGAGGCGGACCGCGCCCTCGTGGAAGTCCCGCAGGACGCGCTCCTCCGCCAGCGGCTCCATCTGCGGGTCGTACCCCTCGTCGACGCCGTCGGCTAGTTCGACCTCGTACTCCTCGCCGGTCGTCGCGTACAGCGAAATGGACTGCTGGGGCCGGGGCGAGCCGACGTAGGAAACGCCGGTTTCGAGGCTCCCCTGCAACTGCCCGGCGCGGCGCCACATCTCGAGCGCCCGCTCGAGGCGTTCGCGCTCGGCGAGCCGACCGATATCCGACTCGTCGATCGCGAGTTCGTCGGCCGCACAGCGCAGGTGCTGGGCGAAGACGGCGTCGTTGTCCGCGTCGACGACCGCGTCCTCGACGTCGTTCTCGAGCAGGTAGTCGGGGTTGGTCACGACGTACTGGTCCAGCGTGCGGTGTTCAGCGACGAGTACGGAGAGGGCCCGCTTCGTACCCCGTCCCGCGCGGCCGATCTGCTGCCAGAACGACTGACGTTGGCCGGGATACCCCAGCTGAACGGTGGCGTCCATCTCGCCGATGTTGATCCCCAGCTCGAGGGCGTTCGTCGAGGCGACCCCGTCCAACACGCCGGTCTTGAGCTGGTGTTCGGTCCCGTGGCGCTTCTTCCGCGAGTGGCCGGCGTGGTAGGGTTCGATGGCGCTGCCGCGGTCGGGATTCGCGTAGTAGCGGCGGTTGTCGTGGCGGTGCTTCGACGCCCGCTTGACCGAGAGTTCCGCGAGCTTCCTCGAGGGCGAGAACAGCAGCGTCTGGGCGTCGTGGTAGGTGAGATGCGAGAGTAGCCGCGGGGCCTCGACGGTGGCGGGGACGCGCTCGACGACCGCGTCCTCGCCGCCGTCGCTCTGTGTTGTCTCATTACTGTCTTGTTCGTTCCACTCGTCCCGCTCGTCCTCCGTATCCTCTCGCGCCCGTGGCGGCGGGTTCCACAGCACCAGATCCCGCGGTCCCGTCGGCGAGCCGTCCTCGTCGACGACGGCCACGGGTTCGTCGATCAAGGCCTCGGAGTGCTCGCCCGGGTTGCCGATCGTCGCGCTCGTGAGTACGAACTGCGGATCTGCCGCGTAGTACTCGAGGACCCGTTTCAACCGCCGAACGATCCAGGCGACGTGCATCCCGTGGACGCCGGTGTAGGTGTGGGACTCGTCGATCACGACGAGGTCGCAGGCCGACAGGAAGCGCGCCCAGCGGTCGTGGTCGTGCAGATACGTATTCACACCCGCGAAGTTCGAGATGATGACGTCGGCCTCCTCGCGGATCTGTCGGCGGGTCTGTCCGCGTTCCGTGTCGCCGTCGTAGACCCGGACCGAGATCTCGAGCCCAAGATCGTCGAAGAGGTCGTTCAACTCACGCTCCTGGTCCCGCGAGAGCGCCTTCGTCGGGTAGAGGACGTAGGCGGTGGAGTCCTCGCCGCGAGCCCGCGCCTCGAGATAGTTCCGCGCGATCTGGAGCGCGTAGATGCGGGTCTTCCCCGAGGAGGTGCTCGTCGCGACGCAGACGTTCTCCTCGCGCGCCAGCGCCTCGAGAGCCTCGGCCTGATGGGCGTAGAGGTCGTTTGCGAGCGGCTCCGCGAGTTCCGGCCGGAGGATCTCCTCGTTCGGAACCGTCTGGGCGTCTCGGCCGGGTAACTCGAGGACCGAAACGTCGTCGTCCGACCGGTAACCGGGGAAGGTGTTCGTCAGTTCGTCGCCGGTGATCGGAATTCCTGTGCTGTCGTTGGTTTCGCCCGCTCGGTCGCTCATCTAGAAATCACCCAGTCCGGTCTGTTCGCTGTCGGCTGTGCTCGTTTCGCTGGTGTCGCTTTGCGTCGAGATCGATTCTGAAGACGATGCCTCCGCAGTCCCCGAATTTGAGCCTGTCGTCGCACCGGAATCCGAAACCCGCGGCGCGTCCTGAAGCCGCTCGTAGACGTGCCACAGTGCTCGACAATCGTCTTCGCAGTAGGCCTCGTGGCGGTCCCACTCGAGCGGCTCGCCGGTCCGCATGAACCGCTGGTAGGCCGCCGCGGTCTGCGCGCCGTCGAGGCCCGTCCCCGCGTCCTCGTAGCCGAGTGCGCCGGCGACCGACTCGAGTTTGTTCGTCCGGCCGGGCAGAATCGCGTTCTCGTTGCGGACGGCCCACAGGTAGAGGTCCAGTTTGGGGATCGAGTCCCACTCCTCGGCGTAGTAGGGGACGTGTTTCGCCACGAACGCGTCCAGGTGGCGGTAGTCGAAGTGCCACCCGTTCCAGGTCAGCAGGGCCCTGTTGGGGTGGACGCCCAGCAGCCAGTCGCAGAAGGCCTCGAGCACCGACGCTGGATCGTTCGGATCGTCCCGTTCGACGAACGCCTGGTACGTATCCGCGGCGGGGTCGTAGACGCCGATCTGCCAGATGATCGTCGGCGAGAGCCCGTCGGTCTCGATGTCTACACACAGCGGCGGCGTCGACCAGTTCTCGCCCGGCAGCGACTCATCCGTTACTCGCCGCGGCTCGCCCGTCTCGAGGACCGTCGCGTGGTGGTGCATCCGCCGAGCGCGGTCCCACCCGACGTTCGGGAGTTCGGCGAGCGTCTCGACCGGCGTCTCGAGCAACTCGGCGCGAGTCGTCACGCCGCGCTCGGCGAGGCGTCCGGCGGTCTTCGGACCGATCCCGGACACCGATTCGAGGCCGAAGTCGGTGACGTCGTAGGTGTCGACGCCGATCCCGTCGGCGGTGAACTCGAGGAGCGCGACCGACTGCTCGCCTCCGTAACCCTCGGTGTCCCCGACTCCCTGCACGCGGACAGAGACGCAGTCATCGCCAGCGGGCTCGCAGTTGATCGCAGGATCGTGATCGACGCTTCGAACTGTCCCGTCGACCTCGAGGTTCCACAGTTCGTCGTAGCCGGCCGGTTCGCCGCCCGTCAGGACGGTCGTCACGCGGCCGGTCGGCAGCGCCGCAGCGAGGGCGTCGGCGCCCTCGAGGGTCGTCTCGAGGGCCGTCGGTCGCGTCGAAGTCGCGACGTTGTCGCAGACGAGCGCGGTACCGTCGTCTGCTGACTCGAGCGCGCTCGAGATGTCGTCCGGAGACGCCCGCATCGCTCGTACGCTCTGTACGACGGCGACGTCGCGGTCGTCGACCTCTCGCCGGTGGACGGCCCCGTCGCCGGTCTCGAGCGGCGGGTGGAAGACGGGTGCGTCGAACGCCCGTCGCGCCGCGGCGAACGCCTGCGGCTCGCGGGACGGGCCGAGCACCCAGACGGCGTCGGGCTCGAGGGTCCGATCGACGTCCGCGAGGGTCGCGGCGGGCCGGTCGACGATCGCCGACGGCGGGAGGGCGAGCAGGCGAGCGCCGGCTCGAGCGGTCATTAGTCGTCGGGAGGCGCGGGGGGACAAAGAGGGTTTGGACAGCGCGGTGAAAGTGGTCGGTTCGATCAGTCCGAACCCACTATGTACGGGCACTCCAAATGAGGCGATAATGCAACAGTACCTCGATCTCGTCGACGCGGCGCTCTCGGAGGGGACCTACAAACCCAACCGGACCGGCGTCGACACGATTTCGTCGTTCAGCGAGCACTACGAGGTCGACCTCCAGGAGGGGTACCCGCTCCTGACCACCAAGAAGATGGACGGCTACCGGTGGAACTCGATGCTCCACGAGGTCTGCTGGTACCTCTCCGGCGAGGAGCACATCCGCAACCTCCGCGAGGAGACTAAGATCTGGGACGCCTGGGCCGACGAGGAGGGACGCCTCGATACCGCCTACGGGCGCTTCTGGCGTCGCTATCCGATTCCCGAAAGCGAGGCGCAACTCGAGGGCGAGTCCTGGCCGGACGAGACGAACCGCTGGGTCACTGCGGAGGACGACGGCCGCCGCACGTTCGACCAGCTCCAGTACGTGATCGACACGCTCTCGGATTCGCCCAACTCGCGCCGGCTCGTGGTCAACGCCTGGCACCCCGCGAACGCGGCCGTCTCGACGCTGCCGCCCTGTCACTACTCCTTCGTCTTCAACGTCCAGGGCGACCGGCTGAACTGCCACCTGACCCAGCGCTCGGGCGACATCGCGCTCGGGGTTCCGTTCAACATCGCCGCGTACGCGCTGCTGACGAAGGTCGTCGCCCAGCAGACCGGCTTCGAACCCGGCACCTTCGCCCATACGGTCGTCGACGCCCACGTCTACTGCGGCAAGGGCGAGCGCGGCGAGTGGTACGCCGACAACCTCGCAGACCTCCAGTCCCGGCTGGCCGACGTCGACGACCGCGAGGACTACCGCGCGGTCAAGGAGTGGCTCGAGTCCGAGGCGCCGCCCGAAGCCGAGGGGAACGAACGCATGGATCACGTCCCCGGCCTGCTCGAGCAGCTGTCGCGGGAACCGCTCGAGCGGCCGACGCTCGAGGTAGCGGACGTCTCGATCGACGAGCTAACCGCCGAGGACGTCGAACTCAACGACTACGAGTCCCACGAGGGGATCAAGTTCGGAGTCGCCGAATGAGCGAGGACGAAGCCGACGTCGTTCCGATCGACCTCGACCTCGACCGCGAGCTCGTCGGCATCGTCGCCGTCGCCGACAACGGCGTCATCGGGAAGGACGGCGACATGCCCTGGCACATCCCCGCGGATCTACAGCACTTCAAGGAGACCACGATGGACCGCCCCGTCATCATGGGGCGGATCACCTACGAGGGCATCCTCGAGGCGCTGGGCGAACCCCTCCCGGGACGGACGACCGTCGTGCTGACGAGTCGGGACCTCGAGACGCCCGAGAACGCCGTCGTCGCGACCGATCTCGCGGAAGCCGTCGAGGCGGCCGCGGCGGCGGCGAGAGAGCGTCACGACGGCGCGGACCGAATCTTCGTCGCCGGGGGCGCGACGGTATACGAGCAGTTCCTGCCCGCGCTCGATCGGCTGATCGTCACCGAGGTTCACGACGATCCGGAGGGCGACACCCGATTCCCCGACTGGGATCGCGAGGCGTGGACCGCAATCGAGCGCGACGAGCGCGACGGCTTCGCGTTCGTCGAGTACGTTCGGGAGTAGATGACGACAGCCGACTCGATCGCCGACGCCGTCGCAAACGCGCTCGAGGTGCAACCCACGAACGCCGTCGAACTACAGGGCGGACAGATCGGGTCCGCGTACCGGATCGACCGTGCGGACGGCCCGCCCGTCGTCGCGAAGGTCGGCGACACGCCGCTCGAGGTCGAGGCGTTCATGCTCCGGCGGCTCGCCCGCGAAAGCGAGTTGCCCGTCCCCGAGGTACACTACGCCGCCGACGACCTGCTCGTCCTCGAGTACGTCGAGGGAACGACCGACCACGACCCCGAAGTCGCCCGCGACGCGGCGGATCACCTCGCAGCCCTGCACGAACACACCGCCGACGCGTTCGGGTTCGAGCGCGATACCCTCACGGGCCCCGTCCGCCAGCCGAATCCGTGGACCGACTCGTGGATCGACTTCTACCGCGAGCATCGCCTCGAGCACGTCGCGGCCCTCGCGCTCGAGGGCGGATCGCTCCCGGCGGCGCTGGACGAGCGCATCGACGCGGTCGCGGCCGACCTCGAGTCGCTGCTCGTCGAACCCGACGCACCCGCGCTGATCCACGGCGACGTCTGGACGACGAACGTCCTCTCGCGCGACGGCGGGGTGACGGCGTTTCTCGATCCGGCGACCTACTACGCCCACCCCGAGATCGAACTCGCGTTTATCGATTGGACCGAGACGTTCGGCGACGCGTTCGTCGACCGGTATCGGGAACACC
This portion of the Halopiger aswanensis genome encodes:
- a CDS encoding MgtC/SapB family protein yields the protein MNEVPLQLADPPLEETVVRIALAGALGMFLGLEREWSQKSAGIRTFSLISLLAAVFTILSLETAVGEGLLVLGGFLVIVQGVLLAVQGLLGDEDTGLSLTTSVSMLVAYGVGALVAAQYIIEGVTVAVLSSLLLVLKRELHEFAWGLSREEMRSTTEFAILAFVIYPLLPSSYELNLGVTTIDLEPTVIWLMVVAVAGIGIANYAIVSTYGDRGIAVTGFFGGLASSTAVVGTMLDHVRQRPDAASYAVAAILLANAAMAARNLAIAVGFTIGGGSPVLVEAVVPLGAVIVVAFAIAGLTADWGESSEMDLESPFSLKNALAFGAVFLVVLVFGSVAESSFGTLGFYATAVASGFVSSAGATTSAVVLYRGGQLAAAEATIAILLATVSSILVKAMLAATSSNDGFRNQVAIYSAALLLGGSLASLVFIV
- a CDS encoding aminotransferase class III-fold pyridoxal phosphate-dependent enzyme, producing MDRETVEPQVEALPGQRAQQWVDYHHEFAAPSTYVYEFVWDTSREAIGPFCTDVDGNVLLDFTSHVAAAPLGYNNPALREKLEAFDLVDPLKIAGQDFYVSTDGSEPPAEAKLPGPSQLMDRLVAATDHYDMDRVFLSNSGAEAVENGIKICYAAGGHRAFTFEGAFHGRTLGALSLNRSKTVHRRGYPEVPGVVSVPYPASDEAYETRWLTDGPGGNVVADKLHPDQGVIDPDEVAFLILEPIQGEGGYRVAHDEFARDLEALRDRYDLTVVVDEIQSGVGRTGELWAVDHLDLTPDVITAGKGLRVGATISRSDVFPEQKSRLSSTWGAGDVIASMQGALTMDIIHEQNLLANVRERGQQLRAGLEDAIDDGDLPGAVDVRGRGLMLAVEFDTKERRDAVLEAAFERGFLTLGCGHKTLRLLPPLDVTEREIDLGLRLLREAAADVAPEFDR
- the purD gene encoding phosphoribosylamine--glycine ligase, coding for MRENVLLIGGGGREHAIARALEDSEADLYACASNRNPGIAAVATDFETLETTNPKAVVEYAEDVDATIAVIGPESPLEAGVADELEAAGVYAFGPKEEDARIETDKAFQRRFMQENDIPGCPDFETFDDMEAACDFIDEYDGDLAIKPAGLTGGKGVKVIGDQVTAEEGKAYIRESDYDRIVLEERLIGEEFTVQAFVANGEFRTAPAVQDHKRAYEGDEGPNTGGMGSYSDATTHLPFMTEDDYDEAVSIIEATVDALEDYRGILYGQFMLTRDGPKVVEFNARFGDPEAMNTLPVLETDFLDVLTAARDGESLPKLDFAEQATVCKYAVPEGYPTDPEAGAKVTVDEESAGDALLYYASVDERDDGIYTTTSRAFAVVGLADSITEAEEIAEDALAVAGDEGLHMRHDIGKPDLVQRRIDHMNDLRGE
- a CDS encoding winged helix-turn-helix domain-containing protein; protein product: MGEDCDVETIGGVLEDDVARSILVHARTEALSASALADRCDVSTVTIYRRLETLREHDLVSASTVPERDGNHYKVYRTNVRRLTVDLTEEGFELTVERNDTPADRFTRLIEEM
- a CDS encoding DUF7521 family protein, with product MIPTTDLSLEAIVQGSLFLVLTVLGLAIVGVAFRGYRRNRSRPMLFLAIGFAAIIVPELAMTVVTRVVAVSEFETVTVYQVTNVFAFLCILRAITMDPGRSRAGDSRGRPDD
- a CDS encoding CPBP family intramembrane glutamic endopeptidase, whose protein sequence is MAESTIDDSPDRSIGERLLYDSSGARLRALWRVLVPLLVAVAIYAAGQSLVNRFAAGLLEPIADGTSRVVATAVLFVALSAVIALAGVAGLLVASRLDRRPLSSYGLDVSGRWLRDFAAGILIGVVAAAGAIGYLAARGDVALSPSVTGVGVDSPPLGGLVVLVLLLFLLANNAFEEIVFRAIVIGNAVEGFRSGASNATVAVVGAVVVSLPVFGALHLLGGGPMAVVTSAIGGILFATAYVLTGRLALPIGVHFGGLADLSIRQQPLSTDPELTLPSVVVAELTGDPSFLTGIELWAVRLLLGVALICLWVYATDGEVSIADRVLATAADSER